The DNA window CACTTGGAGAACTTGAGATTAATCATGTTGATTCCCTAGAAACGCTGCAGCCCTGCTTTCCAGGGAACTCCACCCGCCTGAAAAAACTAGTAGTATGCAACAGTCGAAGTTTAACATCTCTGCAGCTCCATTCCTGCATAGCACTCCAAGAGTTGATAATTGAAAGCTGTGAGTCACTTAATTTGCTAGAAGGCTGGCAATCACTCGTCAACCTCAGGTTGCTGCGGGCACATAGATACCTCAGTGGTTATGGACAAGATGGAAGGTGTATCCTTCCGCAATCACTTGAGGAACTTTACATCAGCGAGTATTCTCAAGAAACTCTGCAGCCCTGCTTCCAGATGAATCTCAcctgcttaaaaaaattagaggTATCAAGCACTGCAAGTTTTCAATCTCTAGACCTGCAATCATGTACTGCACTCGAACATTTGAGGATTGAAGGTTCTTCATCACTTGCTACATTAGAGGGCTTGCAATTCCTCCACGCCCTCAAGCATATGGAAGTACTCAGATGCCCCATCTTTCCTTTACGTTTGGGGAGTTTGTTAGGACAGGGCTATGAGCTATGCCCACGACTGGAAAGGCTCAGGATCGATGACCCCTCTATCCTTACCACGTCATTCTGCAAGCACCTCACCTCCCTCCAACGCCTAGAGCTTTACCATTGCGGAAGTGAATTGGCAAGACTAACGGATGAGCAAGAGAGAGCGCTTCAGCTCCTAATGTCCCTGCAAGAACTCCAATTTGGGGATTGCCGCAATCTCATAGATCTTCTTGCGTGGCTCCACAGCCTTCCCTCCCTCAAGAGGTTGGAGATCTCCGATTGCTGGAGCATCGCAAGGCTGCCGGAGAAGGGCCTCCCACCTTCGTTGGAAGAACTGGTTATCAGTCATTGCAATCAAGAGCTAGCTCAGCAGTGCAGAACTCTAGCAAGCAAGCTGAAGGTCAAAATTGATGGGGGAATATGTGAACTGATTACTCGGTGGCTCGTTAGGCGCACCTTTTTCCACCTGCCCAACTGACATGGGTTCGTTCAGGCGTTCAAGCTGCTGTAAATTCCATTGCCGCAATGACAACCTTCAGAACCATTACAAGGGCCATATGATGGCTAGATCAACTGTCGCAGAGCTAGCTTTGGTTCACCTGAAAAAATAAGGCCAAACGCGTGGTTCTTTTAATCAGTAGTATCAGAAATTGGTTTTCAGTCTTTAACGAAAAGATGACAGAAATTGGTTTTCATGTGCTAGATTCTGCACCGGAATTGTCTCACTTCAGAACCTCATCCTAATATGGTTGTGCAAGCGTGTGTTGTTATGGTGTTCTGTATTTTGCTCCGTAATTCTGTGCTATGACTCATGTTGTATTTAATTGATAGCAATCGACCAGCAAAACCAATCCGCTTCAATGTATTGTAGTATACACATTCTATGGTTCTATCTACTGAAAAGGATGGTTGTTGTTCATTTTCGTGATTACAGAAGGAACTGTGTATATCATGCTATTTTTTGCGATCACATTGCATTCCAGGTTGTGCTCAGATCTTCAGCCTTCAGACAATTTCAGTGGTTAATTCACTTTGCTGTGTCCTCTGTGCACTCAAGAATTGTTCGCACATGCAATTCAGTTGAGCATCGCACTGCGcaagttttttttgttaacaAAGGAGGAGTTGATAGCATTGCAGGTTGCTAAAACCGTGTC is part of the Oryza glaberrima chromosome 4, OglaRS2, whole genome shotgun sequence genome and encodes:
- the LOC127770937 gene encoding uncharacterized protein LOC127770937, coding for FNILRQQGRFFAGFTSLEELVIRRCPELISSWAHNDGRWLLPVSLGELEINHVDSLETLQPCFPGNSTRLKKLVVCNSRSLTSLQLHSCIALQELIIESCESLNLLEGWQSLVNLRLLRAHRYLSGYGQDGRCILPQSLEELYISEYSQETLQPCFQMNLTCLKKLEVSSTASFQSLDLQSCTALEHLRIEGSSSLATLEGLQFLHALKHMEVLRCPIFPLRLGSLLGQGYELCPRLERLRIDDPSILTTSFCKHLTSLQRLELYHCGSELARLTDEQERALQLLMSLQELQFGDCRNLIDLLAWLHSLPSLKRLEISDCWSIARLPEKGLPPSLEELVISHCNQELAQQCRTLASKLKVKIDGGICELITRWLVRRTFFHLPN